The Coccidioides posadasii str. Silveira chromosome 5, complete sequence genome has a segment encoding these proteins:
- a CDS encoding uncharacterized protein (EggNog:ENOG410PHZ1~COG:P~TransMembrane:13 (i24-45o116-135i147-166o186-207i219-237o243-267i765-784o796-816i828-846o858-880i892-920o962-980i992-1012o)~BUSCO:2011at33183), translating to MEGPWNSASIAPPRTRRRHSARPFYLVLTVILVLATATLFIPSSINAGGSAKLSKIQRRWELEPAALLNDEHDRCRLVHKAQDKCAFVLANCDDHEVGLLSYLQLYYCRLPQTKPLAFVIIALWLSLLFSTIGIAASDFLCVNLSTIASILGMSESLTGVTFLAFGNGSPDVFSTFAAMSSNSGSLAIGELIGAAGFISAVVAGSMALVRPFRVARRSFVRDIAFFTCAATVSLVFIADGKLYIWECVLMIGFYIFYVVTVVTWHWYLGRQRQKRERDLMARAHFHIPQNQELDIQEVPEDEDAPMAAAQRSLLGPSEEDFNALERSEVPRWKVEDEDDDETRDRCLAELQGNMRVSRAPAGQRGAAMGPIRPSLVGALEFRSVLSSLRRSQSFQSGRIRLQRYSDDPGYPQTLPDTLNPPTPYVHGRARAVSANPPVRVHLHGTQQGGTASERASPIASRRLGYHSPTSAGRDHLLFASPTSSGYPSRSQSPLPGERSETPNFLAPPEGLFRPPNYHSERGDAHGRESPIPASPLSPHANPPNMTSTSGAWSTGSHSPTVSFPPYQDDDAASDRSRIPSVRLSLERRSAGSVCTSEQYIHSHHEERPLAWWPYRYMPPPYLLMSTLFPTLVGWREKSIWEQFLGITAAPSVFFLTITLPVVELPEAESEDEYIPVLASPLLLPSENPRIESPDLYPIDSIEGDTETRLDPPMLNGPQSDDNDSEDRRPKLLLQVHSCHRQDSEAPVLPAQLEQGPSVPKPWNRWLLTLQLITSPFFITLTAWVNLDSDMNGRNLLIPGLVSLLVSALLLTFLIFTTTPTTKQLPTRARPFVAFLGFLVSIAWISTLATEVVNVLKSIGVILSISDSLLGLTVFAVGNSLGDLVADVTVARLGYPVMALSACFGGPMLNILIGIGVGGLYMTLSPNQPSSTFSPTPSGLNALIARTISASREPYRISVSKSLLVSGAMLLATLLGLLIVVPLNGWRMDRKIGLGLVMLWCVSTLSNVIVEIFS from the exons ATGGAGGGCCCTTGGAATTCCGCGTCCATTGCACCCCCGAGAACCCGACGCCGACATTCTGCCCGCCCTTTCTACCTTGTGTTGACGGTGATCCTAGTCCTCGCCACTGCAACCCTCTTCATACCTTCCTCGATCAATGCAGGTGGTTCTGCAAAACTATCAAAAATACAGAGAAGATGGGAACTAGAGCCTGCAGCATTGCTGAACGATGAACATGAT AGGTGTCGCCTCGTTCACAAGGCCCAGGACAAATGTGCGTTCGTCCTCGCGAACTGTGACGACCACGAAGTCGGGCTCCTGTCCTATCTCCAGCTATATTACTGCAGACTCCCGCAGACGAAACCCTTGGCATTCGTTATCATAGCTCTATGGCTGTCCCTTCTTTTTAGTACCATTGGGATTGCCGCCAGTGATTTCCTTTGCGTGAACCTCAGTACCATAGCAAGTATCCTCGGAATGAGCGAGAGCTTGACTGGCGTGACTTTTCTGGCCTTTGGGAATGGCAGTCCTGACGTTTTTTCCACCTTCGCGGCTATGAGCTCGAACAGCGGCAGCTTGGCTATCGGTGAATTGATCGGAGCCGCTGGCTTCATTTCAGCCGTTGTGGCGGGCTCGATGGCTTTGGTAAGACCCTTTAGAGTGGCGCGACGGAGTTTCGTCCGTGACATCGCATTCTTCACATGTGCGGCCACGGTCAGTTTGGTATTCATAGCGGATGGCAAGCTCTATATATGGGAATGTGTCCTGATGATCGGTTTTTACATCTTCTATGTGGTGACCGTTGTGACGTGGCATTGGTATCTGGGTCGTCAAAGACAGAAACGTGAAAGAGACTTAATGGCCAGGGCGCACTTCCATATACCTCAGAATCAGGAATTGGATATTCAAGAAGTGCCGGAAGACGAAGACGCCCCTATGGCGGCAGCGCAACGCTCACTTCTTGGGCcatctgaagaagatttcaatGCATTGGAGAGATCCGAAGTTCCACGCTGGAAGGTCgaagatgaggatgatgacgaGACGCGAGATCGATGCCTTGCGGAATTGCAGGGAAACATGCGCGTTAGCAGGGCTCCTGCTGGACAGAGAGGAGCCGCAATGGGCCCGATCCGTCCAAGCTTAGTCGGCGCATTGGAATTTAGATCCGttctctcctctcttcgACGGTCGCAGAGTTTTCAGTCCGGTCGGATTCGCTTACAAAGGTACTCTGACGATCCTGGTTATCCGCAGACTCTCCCTGACACCTTAAATCCTCCAACGCCATATGTCCACGGTCGAGCACGAGCTGTCTCGGCGAACCCTCCCGTCCGGGTTCATTTACATGGTACCCAGCAAGGCGGAACCGCGTCGGAAAGAGCTTCACCTATCGCATCGCGCCGACTAGGTTATCACTCCCCCACATCTGCAGGCCGAGATCATCTGCTTTTCGCATCACCTACCTCATCAGGATACCCCTCAAGATCTCAAAGCCCACTACCGGGAGAGCGAAGTGAGACACCCAATTTCCTGGCCCCCCCGGAAGGGCTCTTTCGGCCTCCGAATTATCACAGTGAAAGGGGAGACGCACACGGCAGGGAGAGTCCTATTCCAGCGTCCCCACTCTCTCCGCATGCAAACCCACCAAATATGACTTCAACAAGTGGCGCCTGGTCTACAGGCTCTCACAGCCCTACCGTTTCATTTCCGCCATATCAAGACGACGATGCTGCTTCGGATCGTTCTCGAATCCCTAGCGTTAGGTTGTCTCTAGAAAGGCGGTCTGCTGGATCGGTGTGTACGTCAGAACAGTATATTCACAGCCATCATGAAGAAAGACCGTTGGCATGGTGGCCATATCGTTATATGCCTCCACCTTATCTCCTAATGTCTACGCTGTTCCCAACTCTGGTTGGTTGGAGAGAAAAGTCAATCTGGGAACAGTTCCTGGGAATCACTGCTGCTCCGAGCGTATTTTTTTTGACAATTACATTGCCAGTTGTTGAACTTCCAGAAGCGGAATCGGAAGACGAATACATACCTGTGCTCGCCTCGCCGTTATTATTACCGAGCGAGAATCCTAGGATAGAGAGCCCAGACTTGTATCCTATCGATTCCATCGAGGGTGATACTGAAACTCGCCTCGATCCGCCTATGTTAAATGGCCCGCAAAGCGATGATAACGACTCCGAAGACCGACGACCAAAGCTTCTTCTGCAAGTACATTCATGTCATCGACAAGACTCCGAAGCCCCCGTTTTGCCTGCTCAACTGGAACAGGGCCCTTCAGTTCCCAAGCCATGGAATCGCTGGCTTCTTACTCTCCAACTCATCACCTCACCTTTCTTCATCACGTTGACTGCCTGGGTTAACCTTGACTCAGATATGAACGGACGAAACCTGCTTATACCTGGGCTTGTCTCCCTGCTCGTATCCGCCCTCCTCCTCACCTTCCTAATATTCACAACTACACCCACAACGAAGCAACTTCCTACTCGTGCTCGCCCATTTGTAGCCTTTCTCGGCTTCTTGGTATCCATCGCTTGGATTTCCACTCTCGCGACGGAGGTCGTGAATGTGTTGAAATCCATTGGTGTTATTCTCAGCATCAGCGACTCTTTGCTCGGACTTACTGTCTTTGCTGTCGGGAACTCCCTTGGCGACCTTGTCGCCGATGTCACTGTCGCTAGATTGGGATACCCTGTGATGGCCCTCAGCGCATGCTTCGGAGGACCTATGCTCAATATCCTTATTGGCATCGGTGTTGGTGGGTTATATATGACCCTCAGCCCGAATCAACCGTCAAGCACTTTCTCACCTACTCCTTCCGGCTTGAATGCACTCATAGCACGAACTATATCAGCCTCTCGGGAGCCATATCGTATCTCTGTTTCGAAGAGTTTACTCGTCAGTGGCGCGATGCTGTTGGCTACGCTCCTGGGCCTGCTCATCGTTGTACCGCTTAATGGCTGGAGGATGGACCGGAAAATCGGACTAGGCTTGGTGATGCTGTGGTGTGTCAGTACACTCTCTAATGTaattgttgagatattttcATGA